A region from the Triticum urartu cultivar G1812 chromosome 1, Tu2.1, whole genome shotgun sequence genome encodes:
- the LOC125533092 gene encoding glutamic acid-rich protein-like: MALRILNLTTSSSGCERNWSVFEHLTLESQLVDAKRRNKLDVSRRDNLVYIQFNGRMMDKRKKYSSSRDVLLGEDASMAQDWICEDAYVEDEVDPDTTIDDEVEATEAIEPRRSARVRELHEAEEFVADEDSENEIALEEEIEFESDNDEMIETNEDEDEDEDTTQP, translated from the exons ATGGCTTTGAGGATACTCAACTTGACCACAAGTTCTTCTGGATGTGAACGGAATTGGAGTGTTTTTGAACATTTAACTCTTGAATCTCAACTT GTGGATGCTAAGAGGAGAAATAAACTAGATGTAAGTCGTAGGGACAATCTAGTTTATATCCAATTCAATGGAAGAATGATGGACAAAAGAAAGAAATATTCCTCCTCTCGTGATGTTCTCCTTGGTGAAGATGCTTCCATGGCACAAGATTGGATATGTGAAGATGCATATGTTGAGGACGAGGTTGATCCCGACACCACCattgatgatgaagtggaagcCACCGAGGCTATAGAGCCTCGTAGGAGTGCAAGAGTGAGAGAACTCCATGAAGCAGAAGAATTTGTTGCTGATGAAGATTCAGAAAATGAGATTGCTTTGGAAGAGGAGATAGAATTTGAGTCTGATAATGATGAGATGATTGAAACAAATGAGGACGAGGATGAGGACGAGGACACAACACAACCTTAA